One Synechococcus sp. Nb3U1 genomic window, CCCGTGACAGTAGTAGAACGGGTATCGCCCAAGCCCACCAATTCCACCGTTTCGCCCACTTTCACCTTACCCCGCTCGATCCGGCCTGTAGCCACAGTACCCCGACCGGTGATAGAGAAAACATCTTCCACCGCCATCAGGAAGGGCTTATCCACATCTCGCTCTGGGGTAGGAATGTAGGAATCCACCGCATCCATCAACTCGTAGATTTTGTCTACCCAGGGATCTTCACCCCGCTGCGTCTTGGGAGCAGCAATCATTTTTTCCAGCGCTTTCAACGCGGATCCCTTCACAATGGGGATGTCATCGCCAGGGAAATCGTAGGTGGAGAGCAGCTCTCGCACCTCCAACTCCACCAATTCCAGCAACTCTTCATCATCCACCATGTCTTCCTTGTTCAAGAAGACCACCAAGCTGGGCACACCCACCTGACGAGCCAACAGGATGTGCTCCCGTGTTTGGGGCATGGGGCCATCCGCCGCAGACACCACCAAGATGCCACCGTCCATTTGGGCCGCACCCGTGATCATGTTCTTCACATAGTCGGCGTGGCCAGGGCAATCTACGTGGGCATAGTGACGATTGGCGGTTTGATACTCGACATGGGCAGTATTGATGGTAATACCGCGAGCCTTCTCTTCCGGCGCCGCATCAATCTCATCGTATTTTTTGGCTGTAGCCTGTCCCAACGCCGACAGAGTGCTGGTGATAGCGGCCGTCAGCGTGGTCTTGCCGTGGTCAACGTGACCGATGGTGCCAATGTTGACGTGGGGTTTGGTGCGTTCAAACTTAGCGCGTGCCATGAATCGTCACTTCCTTTTCAGTTAGCTACTCATTTCCTTTGTTTTTAGCAATGATGGTTTCGGCAATACTGCGAGGAACTTCCTCGTAGTGGCTGAATTCCATCGTGAAGGTGCCCCGCCCCTGGGTTTTGGAACGGATATCGGTGGCGTATCCAAACATCTCTGCCAAGGGAACCTTGGCATTGACCTTGGAAATACCGCCTTCCGTGTTCATCCCCTCCATCTGACCACGGCGGGAGTTGATGTCCCCAATCACATCGCCCACAAAGGCCTCAGGAACTTCTACTTCCACCTTCATCATCGGCTCCAGCAAGGCGGGGCTAGCTCTGCGGACGGCCTCCTTGAGAGCCATCGAACCGGCGATCTTAAAGGCCATTTCGTTGGAGTCCACCTCGTGGTAGGAACCATCCACCAAAGTGGCGCGCACATCGATGAGAGGATACCCGGCGATCACACCCGATTCACAGGCTTCCTTCATCCCCTGCTCAGCGGGCCCAACATACTCCTTGGGCACCACACCACCCACGATCTTGGAGACAAACTCAAACCCGGTTCCTGGTTCAGCCGGCTCCAGGTCAATGACCACATGACCATACTGGCCACGGCCACCACTTTGGCGGACAAATTTGCCCTCAACACGGCTGACCGGCTTGCGAACGGTTTCGCGGTAGGCCACCTGTGGATTGCCGACATTGGCCTCCACATTGAACTCCCGCAACATCCGATCCACCAGGATCTCTAGGTGCAGCTCGCCCATTCCGGAGATGATGGTTTGATTGGTTTCCTGATCCACCGCCACCCGGAAGGTGGGATCCTCTTTGGACAGAGATTGCAACGCTTTGGAGAGCTTGTCGATATCAGCCTTGGTCTTGGGCTCTACCGCCACCGAGATCACCGGCTCAGGGATATACAGAGATTCCAAGATCACCGGCGAGTTTTCGTCACAGAGAGTATCTCCGGTGGTGGTGTCCTTCAGGCCCAGCACCGCTCCCAGATCTCCAGCCCGCAGCTCATCCACATCCTGGCGCTCGTCCGCCTTAAGCACTACCAAGCGAGAAATGCGCTCTTTTTTGTTCTTGGTGGAGTTGAGAACGTAGGTGCCTTTGGCCAGCACACCGGAATAAACGCGAATGAAGGTGAGATCCCCATACTTGTCGCTCATCAACTTAAAGGCCAAAGCAGAGAAAGGCTCATCATCGCTGGCATGACGAGCTACCTCCGAGCCGTCCGGTAGCAACCCTTTAATGGCGGGAATATCGATGGGGGCGGGTAGGTAGTCAATCACTGCATCCAGCAGCATCTGCACGCCTTTATTTTTGAAAGCAGAGCCACACAGCATCGGCACAATTTGACCGCTAATCGTGCCTTTGCGCAAGCCAGCCATCAAATCGGCTTCGCTCAGGTCTTCTTCGGCGAAATACTTCTCCATCAGAGCTTCGTCGGTTTCTGCCACAGCTTCCACCAGCTTGGCGCGATACTCCGCCACCAGCTCTTTCATATCTTCCGGAATCGGGGCGGGACGAATGTCTTTGCCGATCTCATCCATGTAGATGCGGGCTTGCATCCGCACCAGATCGACAATACCCTGAAACCCATCTTCGGCCCCAATGGGCAATTGGATGGGGACTGCATTGGCCTTGAGACGATCCCGCAGTTGACCATAAACCTTAAGAAAATTGGCCCCCATGCGATCCATCTTGTTGACAAACGCGATCCGGGGCACGTTGTAGCGGTTGGCTTGCCGCCACACAGTTTCCGACTGGGGTTGCACACCGCCAACCGAGTCAAACACGGCAATCACCCCGTCCAGCACCCGCATGGAGCGCTCCACCTCAATGGTGAAATCCACGTGCCCAGGTGTATCGATGATGTTGATGGTGAATTCAGGCGCATCCGGTAAGGGCTGAGAGGGATCCTCGGGATTGCGTTTCACCCAGCGGGTGCTGATAGCAGCAGCAGTAATGGTGATGCCCCGTTCCCGTTCCTGAGCCATCCAATCGGTGACAGCGGTTCCATCGTGAACCTCGCCAATCTTATGCACCAGACCGGAATAGAAAAGAATCCGCTCCGTGGTCGTGGTTTTACCTGCATCGATATGGGCCGCGATCCCAATATTTCGGACTCGTTCCAGGGGAACTGTGCGTGCCACGTTGACCTCCCAATCCTCGTCGTCCTGCGACTCGGGCAAACTAAAAAAACCTTTACAATTCTAGTCGTTTTTGTCGAGCTCTCTCCATAGGCGGAGACAATGGAACAAAGTTTCTGAACAAAGTTCCCGCTGTCCTGCCCAAGTGGCCTCAATAGCGGTAGTGAGCAAAGGCTTTGTTGGCTTCTGCCATGCGATGCATCTCCTCCCGACGACGAATCGTGCTGCCGGTTTCGTTAGAAGCATCCAGCAATTCGTTGGCCAATTTGGCGGCCATGGTGCGCCCCGGGCGCGTGCGAGAGAAATTCACTAACCAGCGCAAGGCCAATGAAGTCCCGCGGTCTCCCCGTACTTCCACCGGCACTTGGTAGGTCGCTCCACCCACCCGGCGGGCTTTCACTTCCACCAAAGGGGTCGCGTTACGAACCGCATTTTCCACCAAGGGCAGCGGTTCTTGGCCGGTGCGTTCCTGCAGGATGGACATGGCATCGTAGAGGATATTGGCGGCCAAAGAGGCTTTGCCCCGCAGCATCAGCTTGCGGATCAACATAGTGACCAGCCGGCTTCCATATTTGGGATCCGGGGGGACATCGCGGTGGGAGGCACGGTTGCGGCGAGACATAGATAGTGTTGTAAGTCGGGGTACGAATAGGTTGGATATCTGTGGGGACTACTTCTTCTTGCCAGCAGGAGCTGCAGCCTGACCGGGCTTGGGCCGCTTTGCCCCGTACTTGGAGCGACCTTGTTTGCGGTCTTTTACCCCAGCCGCATCGAGGGTGCCACGAATAATGTGGTAGCGCACACCCGGCAGATCCTTAACCCGCCCACCGCGAATCATGACGACGGAGTGCTCCTGCAGGTTGTGGCCAATGCCAGGGATATAGGCGGTAACCTCGAACCCCGAGGTGAGACGAACCCGTGCCACCTTGCGCAGGGCTGAGTTGGGCTTCTTGGGAGTTGTCGTGTACACTCGGGTGCAAACCCCTCTGCGCTGAGGACAGGCCTTCAGAGCGGGGGATTTGGTCTTGCGAGTGGCGACACTGCGCTCCTCTCGAATTAGTTGCTGAATGGTGGGCATGGGTCAGCTCAGAAGGTCAGAACTCAAGTTAGTCGGCAGTATCAGATCCTAGCAAGGCGGGATCCCAGCGTCAACTTAGGGATCCTCATCCAGGCTTGTGGCTTGAATATCAATAGTCTGGGTCGAGGCAGGCTCAGCTCGGGCAGGGGACTTTGGCCGGGTTTGAGGTGAAAAGGGATCCCCGAGGGCCATTTGGGCCAGTTCCGACAGGAGCAGGCCCAATAAAACCAGATCGTCCATTTCCCCAACGATGGGCAGTACCGAAGGGATGAGATCAATGGGGCTGAGGAGATAGACCAAAATACCCAACAGAATCCAGGGGCGCAGGGAGGGGTTACGCAAGCCCAGTCGGAAACCTTGATACAGAAATGGGGTGGCGCGCATCGAGTTGAGGGGCTCTGTTGAGGGGAACAGATCGCTTGTCCTGACTTGTCCTGATCATAATCCTCCTGATTTCTCTTGTCGGTGGCGGTCTTGGCTAAGCTAAGGAACATCAGCAGCCATTGGGGAGCCTGCTATGGGATGGCTGGATTGGTGGATTATGCCTCCTTGTCCGCTCTGCCAGCGCTCTACCAAAAACGTGTTTTGCCAGGATTGCCAGAACCAATTGCAGGCGGATCGGATTTCCGCTTGGCCGATCACCACGACACCCTGGCCCCTTTATGCCTGGGGGATCCATCGCGGCGGGTTACGCAGAGCGATTTATCAACTGAAATACGAGGGACAACGGCGGATTGGATCAGTTCTGGGGGAATGGCTGGGATCCCGTTGGCGGGAACACAACCGGCAGCGACAACCCTACACAGTCCTACCGATCCCTCTCCATCGGGAGCGACTGCGGCAACGGGGCTACAACCAAGCGGCTCTGATTAGCCAAGCCTTTTGTGAGCAGACGGGGTTGCGCCATCTTCCTCAGGGGTTGGTACGGGTGCGAGCCACGGTGGCTCAACACGAGCTCGACCCGCTGCAGCGACAAGAGAATCTAGCCGGAGCCTTTGCCCTGAGACGTACTCCTGCCACACCTGTGCTGCTGGTGGATGACATTTACACCACCGGCTCCACTATCCGCGCGGCCCAGCAGGTGCTAGCTACCGCCGGGATCCCTGTAGCAGGAGTGATCGTCGTCGCCCAAACCCCAAAGGCTGTTCACCCGGCCTTGCCTATTCCGCCCCCACCAAATTAAAGGCAGTAACGAACATAAAGTCGCAAAACTCACGCACCAAGTTGGGATCCCGCCAGCCTTGACGAGTTTCTTCCCGCAGCACTTCCAGGGCCTGTTCAACACTTAGGGCCGTTTTATAAGGACGCGAGGAGGTAAGGGCATCGTAAATATCAATCACCTGAAAAACGCGGGCCAACAGAGGGATTTCCTCCCCTGCCAGATGATCCGGATAACCACTGCCATCCCAGCGCTCATGGTGATGGCGAATAATGGGCAGCACATCCTGCATGGTGCGCAAGCCCTGGCATATTTCTTCCCCGATCAACACATGGGACTTCATGATTTCCCACTCTTCAGGGGTGTGTTTGCCCTGTTTGCCCAAAATCGCATCCGGGATCCCAACTTTGCCAATATCGTGCAGGTAACCGCCCCAGCGGAGCGCCTTGATTTGCTGACGGGGTAAGCCTAAATAACGACCAAATTGTTCCCCCATCGCCACCAACCGTTCACAATGGTCACCAGTGGTGGGATCCCGGCTTTCCACAGCACGGGCAATGCCGAACAACACCTTAGCAGCATGATCCAAATCTTCGTTCAGGCGCTTTTGATGAATGGAGGAACGTACCCGTGCTAGCAGCTCCACTTGGTCAAAAGGCTTGGTCAAAATGTCATCAGCCCCCACCCGCATCCCCTTAACGCGATTGGAGCGATCCGTCAGGGCGGTGATCAAAACAACGGGAATTAAGCGGGTCAGATCGTTGGCTTTCAATTGCCGACAGACATCAAATCCATTGATATCCGGCATCAACACATCCAGCAATACCAAGTCCGGCTGCAGTTGCTCTACAGCTTCCAGAGCATCTTCGCCATTAATGGCCTCGCTGACTCTGAAGTGGGCTGAGCGCAAGAGTTCACTAATGTAAAGACGGCTGCTAGCTTGGTCATCGACCACCAAAACATGATCCGACTCCACTAGCTTCAGGTTCGGGCGCGGAAAAGGAGTGTGGGTCACACGAGAATCCATGGCAGCCAAGTCCAGTCTACAGTGAGTTTTGCCAGTTGGACTGCGCAAGCATCCAGAACTTCAACCCGAACCCCCAAAGGCGAGATGTCGAAGGATAGAGTCAGATGTTGTCATTCAAACTCAACTTGTGGCTACACTCTATACCAAGACTCCATGGCCTGCACACCGCAACTTTGCTGAACTTATTGCGCTCTTTGGAGGGCAGCCTGATGGGGATCCACATTCAGAAACACGGTGGAATTTCCTTCTACACGGATAATCCGCAAAGGCGGCGCAGAGCCGGTCGGGTTTTGAATGCGCTCCTGTAGGGTTTCGTAAAACAGTAGATCCGCCAGTTGCGCATTTTGGGCTGCCGCTTGCCCTTTCAATTCAATAGCCCGCTGGTTGGCCGCCGCCAAGATCAACAGCCGTTCCGTCTCTTTCTCCTGAATTTGGGCTCGTACAGCTGCCGTTTGTGCCGTAATCGAGGCCACCTGCTTACGCTCAATAGAATCCTTCAGAGCTTCTGGAAAATCAGGATTACCCAGGAACACGCCATCCACCTGCAGCAGGAAAAGGGTTTGGCCGTCCCGCTTTAGGGTAGGCATTTCCTGCCGGATCAGAGCCAAGGCTTGTTGTTCGATAGCGGCTCGCTGGCTTTTGCGGTAGAAATCTTCTGAATCGAAAGATGCAGAGATATCCCGAATTTTGGAGCGCACCACGGGCACCACCACTGTGGATAGGTAATTTTCGCCGATATTGGCGTGCAATTCGTCCAAAGTGGCAGGGTTGGGCTTGAGGGCAATAGCCACATCAAGGGCAAAGGCTTGCCCGTCGGCAGTGTTGACGGTGATTGCGTTGCTAATGGCGTTGGCAGAGGCAGGATTATCGGTAAATTCCCAGACGCGGGTGAGCACACTGTAGGTGATCGGGGTATCGATGCCAGGCACCACAAAAATCACCCCGGGTAATTCCACCCGTCCTTCTTGTAGGCCGGAAAAGGTGTTAAACACAACCGTGGCATGTCCAGGTGGAGTAACATATAGACAGGAACGACCTATCCCCAAAGCCGCCAAGATGGCGATCCCTCCGGCCATCAGCCAACCCGTCCTACTCGGTTCTGCTTCTTCTCTTCTAGGCATTATGGGGGCTCCTGGCGCAGCGTTTGTGAGAAGGAATACTAGAGAATAGGTGGGGTAGGGGAGAATTTGGTGAATTGGAGCGAACTTATTGGGTCACCAAAGTTTCCAGCCGTGATCCGAGCACAGAGGCTTTCACCACCTCCAAATACTGAGGATTTTGGGTGAGAGCCCGTGCTTTGGCCTGCAATTGTCCTGCTTCTGCTTCCGCTTGAGAAATAACAGTGCGCGCATCTTGGCGGGCCTGCTCGATCTCAAATTGCTTCTGGGCGAGGCGATTTTCGGCAATGGTCTTCCCCTCAATGGCGGCCACAAAATCAGGATCGAAATCCACATCCCGCAGCAGCAGATCCAAAACTTCGATGCCGTATTCCCGCAGTAAAGTGGCCACCTGCTCACGAATTTGCCCCTGCAGCATCGGACGCTGGGTGGAGTAAAGGGCTTGGGCGGAAAACCCGGCAGTCTCGTTGATGATCACAGAACGCACAATCGGAGCGATGCGATCTAGGTAGCCTTCGCCCAGTTGGGTATAAACCTTGGGGGCATCGAGAATGCGAAATTGCAAGGTCGCCTCAACCCGAATTTGTTGCCCATCTTGGGAGAGCGCCACCAAGCGAGGAGCATAGGCCGTCTGATCCCCGTCTTTCCAGGTCAGGGTTTGGGTTTTCACATCGAAAATCAGTGTGCGAGAGACGAAGGGAGGCACCCAATGCAAACCTGGCTGTAAAGCTGTTTGGCTCACCCCACCAAACCAGGTGAACACCACCAAGTTTTCTCCGTTGCCCACCAATCGCAAGGGCCTGCCCATCCCCACCAGGAGCAGCACTGCTCCGGCGAAGGTAGCCTGGGGCAACCAGCGACCCACTCCCATTTCATGACCCCTAAGCATATGCCGCCATTCTGACGGATAGGTTGGGACAAGACCAGAAAATCGCTGCCATCTTTTAAGCTTGATGCCACTAGGGATCCCTGCCCAGTCCGCCCCTCCCGCAAGCCAGTATTCTCAATGCATTCACATCAAGTATTCACAAAAGATCACTTCATACTTCGCAAAGACCCTTGGCGAATGCCCTCAAAACAGAAGAAGATTAAGACATCCTAAAGATTT contains:
- a CDS encoding HD-GYP domain-containing protein; translated protein: MDSRVTHTPFPRPNLKLVESDHVLVVDDQASSRLYISELLRSAHFRVSEAINGEDALEAVEQLQPDLVLLDVLMPDINGFDVCRQLKANDLTRLIPVVLITALTDRSNRVKGMRVGADDILTKPFDQVELLARVRSSIHQKRLNEDLDHAAKVLFGIARAVESRDPTTGDHCERLVAMGEQFGRYLGLPRQQIKALRWGGYLHDIGKVGIPDAILGKQGKHTPEEWEIMKSHVLIGEEICQGLRTMQDVLPIIRHHHERWDGSGYPDHLAGEEIPLLARVFQVIDIYDALTSSRPYKTALSVEQALEVLREETRQGWRDPNLVREFCDFMFVTAFNLVGAE
- a CDS encoding prohibitin family protein, whose protein sequence is MLRGHEMGVGRWLPQATFAGAVLLLVGMGRPLRLVGNGENLVVFTWFGGVSQTALQPGLHWVPPFVSRTLIFDVKTQTLTWKDGDQTAYAPRLVALSQDGQQIRVEATLQFRILDAPKVYTQLGEGYLDRIAPIVRSVIINETAGFSAQALYSTQRPMLQGQIREQVATLLREYGIEVLDLLLRDVDFDPDFVAAIEGKTIAENRLAQKQFEIEQARQDARTVISQAEAEAGQLQAKARALTQNPQYLEVVKASVLGSRLETLVTQ
- the rpsL gene encoding 30S ribosomal protein S12, whose amino-acid sequence is MPTIQQLIREERSVATRKTKSPALKACPQRRGVCTRVYTTTPKKPNSALRKVARVRLTSGFEVTAYIPGIGHNLQEHSVVMIRGGRVKDLPGVRYHIIRGTLDAAGVKDRKQGRSKYGAKRPKPGQAAAPAGKKK
- a CDS encoding DUF1232 domain-containing protein, translated to MRATPFLYQGFRLGLRNPSLRPWILLGILVYLLSPIDLIPSVLPIVGEMDDLVLLGLLLSELAQMALGDPFSPQTRPKSPARAEPASTQTIDIQATSLDEDP
- the fusA gene encoding elongation factor G — translated: MARTVPLERVRNIGIAAHIDAGKTTTTERILFYSGLVHKIGEVHDGTAVTDWMAQERERGITITAAAISTRWVKRNPEDPSQPLPDAPEFTINIIDTPGHVDFTIEVERSMRVLDGVIAVFDSVGGVQPQSETVWRQANRYNVPRIAFVNKMDRMGANFLKVYGQLRDRLKANAVPIQLPIGAEDGFQGIVDLVRMQARIYMDEIGKDIRPAPIPEDMKELVAEYRAKLVEAVAETDEALMEKYFAEEDLSEADLMAGLRKGTISGQIVPMLCGSAFKNKGVQMLLDAVIDYLPAPIDIPAIKGLLPDGSEVARHASDDEPFSALAFKLMSDKYGDLTFIRVYSGVLAKGTYVLNSTKNKKERISRLVVLKADERQDVDELRAGDLGAVLGLKDTTTGDTLCDENSPVILESLYIPEPVISVAVEPKTKADIDKLSKALQSLSKEDPTFRVAVDQETNQTIISGMGELHLEILVDRMLREFNVEANVGNPQVAYRETVRKPVSRVEGKFVRQSGGRGQYGHVVIDLEPAEPGTGFEFVSKIVGGVVPKEYVGPAEQGMKEACESGVIAGYPLIDVRATLVDGSYHEVDSNEMAFKIAGSMALKEAVRRASPALLEPMMKVEVEVPEAFVGDVIGDINSRRGQMEGMNTEGGISKVNAKVPLAEMFGYATDIRSKTQGRGTFTMEFSHYEEVPRSIAETIIAKNKGNE
- the rpsG gene encoding 30S ribosomal protein S7 — translated: MSRRNRASHRDVPPDPKYGSRLVTMLIRKLMLRGKASLAANILYDAMSILQERTGQEPLPLVENAVRNATPLVEVKARRVGGATYQVPVEVRGDRGTSLALRWLVNFSRTRPGRTMAAKLANELLDASNETGSTIRRREEMHRMAEANKAFAHYRY
- a CDS encoding ComF family protein, with product MGWLDWWIMPPCPLCQRSTKNVFCQDCQNQLQADRISAWPITTTPWPLYAWGIHRGGLRRAIYQLKYEGQRRIGSVLGEWLGSRWREHNRQRQPYTVLPIPLHRERLRQRGYNQAALISQAFCEQTGLRHLPQGLVRVRATVAQHELDPLQRQENLAGAFALRRTPATPVLLVDDIYTTGSTIRAAQQVLATAGIPVAGVIVVAQTPKAVHPALPIPPPPN
- the tuf gene encoding elongation factor Tu, which translates into the protein MARAKFERTKPHVNIGTIGHVDHGKTTLTAAITSTLSALGQATAKKYDEIDAAPEEKARGITINTAHVEYQTANRHYAHVDCPGHADYVKNMITGAAQMDGGILVVSAADGPMPQTREHILLARQVGVPSLVVFLNKEDMVDDEELLELVELEVRELLSTYDFPGDDIPIVKGSALKALEKMIAAPKTQRGEDPWVDKIYELMDAVDSYIPTPERDVDKPFLMAVEDVFSITGRGTVATGRIERGKVKVGETVELVGLGDTRSTTVTGLEMFQKTLDEGLAGDNVGVLLRGIQKDDIERGMVLAKPKSITPHTNFESEVYILKKEEGGRHTPFFSGYRPQFYVRTTDVTGTIAAFTADDGSQPEMVMPGDRIKMTVELIQPIAIEQGMRFAIREGGRTVGAGVVSKILK
- a CDS encoding prohibitin family protein, with the protein product MPRREEAEPSRTGWLMAGGIAILAALGIGRSCLYVTPPGHATVVFNTFSGLQEGRVELPGVIFVVPGIDTPITYSVLTRVWEFTDNPASANAISNAITVNTADGQAFALDVAIALKPNPATLDELHANIGENYLSTVVVPVVRSKIRDISASFDSEDFYRKSQRAAIEQQALALIRQEMPTLKRDGQTLFLLQVDGVFLGNPDFPEALKDSIERKQVASITAQTAAVRAQIQEKETERLLILAAANQRAIELKGQAAAQNAQLADLLFYETLQERIQNPTGSAPPLRIIRVEGNSTVFLNVDPHQAALQRAQ